The Daucus carota subsp. sativus chromosome 2, DH1 v3.0, whole genome shotgun sequence genome includes a window with the following:
- the LOC108207735 gene encoding U-box domain-containing protein 2 has translation MTTTRLRDSIFECLADAKSDSDDVKQKALKTLVSITKVSPQNRNLLAQTDEALPTLLSSLESSSPLLQTLTLSILFNLSLNPNLKQSLTDTETIYCLNSFITSPVSPESSKIAASLICSLAMLDKNKAKFGVANTIQCLVKAVSGSRSLAAHHLLSSLTELVQFHGNCSVAVRAGAVPVLIKLVEESRADGEDLAGTSLAILSLLARFNEGLSALRKTDEIVNIMLEVLKGRCMLSKEGAAEVLIRLFEESEGCVRDALRLEFSSVLADLSVRGSARARERAGLLLKKMMEADLDTYMEESPMYYHW, from the coding sequence ATGACAACCACCAGGTTACGCGACTCGATCTTCGAGTGTCTGGCAGATGCTAAATCCGACTCCGATGATGTCAAACAAAAAGCTCTAAAAACTCTGGTTTCCATCACCAAAGTCAGTCCACAGAACAGAAATCTCCTTGCACAGACAGATGAAGCCCTTCCAACTCTTCTCAGCTCACTCGAGTCCTCTTCGCCGCTTCTCCAGACTCTCACACTCTCCATTCTATTCAATCTCTCCTTGAATCCTAATCTCAAACAGTCTCTAACTGATACCGAAACAATTTACTGCCTCAACTCCTTCATTACTTCTCCGGTTTCCCCTGAGTCCAGCAAAATAGCGGCTTCCCTGATATGTAGCCTGGCAATGTTGGACAAAAACAAGGCCAAGTTTGGAGTAGCTAATACCATTCAGTGTTTAGTCAAGGCGGTTTCAGGCTCTCGCTCTCTGGCTGCTCATCACCTGCTGAGCTCTCTAACGGAGCTCGTGCAGTTCCATGGGAACTGCAGCGTTGCTGTCAGGGCTGGAGCTGTTCCGGTCCTGATCAAGCTAGTGGAGGAGAGTAGGGCTGATGGTGAGGATTTAGCCGGGACGTCTCTTGCTATCTTGTCTCTTCTAGCAAGGTTTAATGAAGGATTGAGCGCGTTGAGGAAAACGGATGAGATTGTTAACATAATGCTGGAGGTGTTGAAAGGGAGGTGCATGTTGAGTAAGGAAGGTGCAGCGGAAGTTCTTATTCGACTGTTTGAAGAAAGTGAAGGGTGTGTGAGAGACGCTCTGCGACTTGAGTTCTCATCCGTGTTGGCTGATCTATCGGTGAGAGGCTCAGCAAGAGCTAGGGAAAGAGCTGGCCTGCTACTCAAGAAGATGATGGAGGCTGACCTCGATACCTATATGGAAGAAAGCCCAATGTATTACCATTGGTAG
- the LOC108205584 gene encoding pentatricopeptide repeat-containing protein At4g01400, mitochondrial, giving the protein MFSLFNSRCYKGSRLHIQLYKSQSQAPAEMSLISHPLKPCNNQIFFITSRLLHSSKPTSILSQNRVEKLISSQSDPLLAKEIFDLASIQPNFHPSYSTFHSLILKLAHTRHFSHVNSLLAQLKSRNYPISPSLFSRLIRVYGETNHPEKALKMFHTILEFNTKPLPRHLNAILRVLVARRGFLRPALDLFRSAHRYGVLANVESYNVLMSAFCLNGDLSIAYKLFNEMFKRDLVPDVESYRIVMQGLCRRSQVSKAADLLEDMLNKGFVPDALSYTTLLNSLCRKKKLREAYKLLCRMKVKGCNPDIVHYNTLIFGFCRENKAVHAIKVLEDMYRNGCLPNLVSYRTLVGGLCNQGLYDDANKYTKEMIRKGFSPHFSVFHVLIKGLCNVGKIEEACELLVEMLKFGEAPHVDTWAEIVAQICDAEDEVLRVEDTLKKLLKVEIKPHTKIVEAGAGLEEYMNRKIQTRRKKF; this is encoded by the coding sequence ATGTTTTCCCTGTTTAATTCACGCTGCTATAAAGGTTCTCGCCTTCACATACAATTATACAAATCACAATCTCAAGCACCCGCAGAGATGAGCCTGATTTCACACCCCCTTAAACCCTGTAATAATCAAATCTTTTTTATAACAAGTCGTCTTCTTCATTCATCAAAACCCACTTCAATCCTGTCTCAAAATCGAGTTGAAAAGCTCATTTCCTCTCAATCCGACCCTCTTCTTGCCAAAGAGATCTTCGATTTAGCTTCAATTCAACCCAATTTCCACCCTTCTTACTCCACTTTTCATTCCCTCATTCTCAAATTAGCTCACACCCGTCACTTCTCTCACGTCAATTCCCTACTTGCTCAACTCAAATCTCGAAATTACCCCATTTCCCCTTCTCTCTTCTCCCGACTTATTCGGGTTTATGGCGAAACCAATCACCCCGAAAAGGCCCTCAAGATGTTCCACACAATTCTTGAATTTAACACCAAGCCGTTGCCTAGACACCTCAATGCTATTCTGAGAGTTCTTGTTGCTCGCCGCGGGTTTCTCCGGCCAGCATTGGACTTGTTTAGGTCAGCTCATAGGTATGGAGTCTTGGCTAATGTCGAATCATATAATGTGTTGATGTCTGCTTTCTGTTTGAATGGTGATTTGAGTATTGCGTATAAGTTGTTTAATGAAATGTTTAAGAGGGATTTGGTTCCTGATGTCGAGTCGTATAGAATAGTGATGCAAGGGTTGTGTAGGAGGAGTCAGGTTAGTAAGGCTGCTGATTTGTTGGAGGATATGCTGAATAAAGGCTTTGTTCCTGATGCGTTGAGTTACACGACTTTATTGAATAGTTTGTGTAGGAAGAAGAAACTTAGAGAGGCTTATAAGCTTCTCTGTAGGATGAAGGTGAAAGGATGTAATCCGGATATTGTTCATTATAATACACTTATATTTGGGTTTTGTCGGGAAAACAAGGCAGTTCATGCAATAAAAGTTCTTGAGGATATGTATAGAAATGGTTGTTTACCCAATCTGGTTTCGTATCGGACTTTAGTTGGTGGATTATGTAACCAGGGATTGTACGATGATGCCAACAAGTATACCAAGGAAATGATACGTAAAGGTTTTTCTCCacatttttcagtttttcaTGTGTTAATCAAGGGCTTATGTAATGTTGGTAAGATTGAGGAAGCTTGCGAGTTGTTAGTCGAAATGCTGAAGTTCGGAGAAGCTCCTCATGTAGATACTTGGGCAGAGATAGTAGCTCAGATTTGCGACGCGGAGGATGAAGTTTTAAGAGTGGAGGATACGCTGAAAAAACTTTTGAAGGTGGAGATAAAGCCTCACACAAAGATAGTTGAGGCAGGTGCTGGTTTGGAAGAGTATATGAACAGGAAGATACAAACTAGAAGAAAGAAGTTTTGA
- the LOC108208484 gene encoding uncharacterized protein LOC108208484, protein MGDKELACGECKHKDSLIHGKKAAPVTTFNKILFGGYDISKDLCLPQKISQAIPNLVPGDKYILQDTNGQQWEVTLGIKDKIHWAFREGWNKFYEDHGLKTGYILAFHYTMDAPFVVEIFDRTGFEKINFPVATGKKRKTSENDGNCNAIVGECQNLSNHSSKNQGVAFSGTSDSEARTQSQPMSKDKSLSLENGNGEYQLAASANCDIEPHCMIDRYDGSKYEQDRTTVLNLANSEMQFGVELDGSTDKGTYPSNAATESDAIAGNISENLESAKVVIGDPPAEVAVTLSNSNNNITSEYVAEVFDDHHGSNPPAEVVVALSNNNNITSEYVAEVINDNHGSNQVHSESRIKSSTGSRKRVRREPARSVRQSKRNSTKISKRTNQISGGEERENEVRKVTKTELVNSSDGDSLDASAFSFTAIVRSPEVLEVAAAVILWADEKKVVNLQGPNQKVWPVLYHNKLGIKALTSGWENFCMSNGLRIGDECAFKLVDEEKTIFRIDVKTK, encoded by the exons ATGGGTGATAAAGAACTAGCATGTGGCGAGTGCAAACACAAGGATTCATTGATTCATGGAAAGAAAGCAGCTCCAGTTACCACTTTCAACAAAATCCTCTTTGGAGGTTACGACATTTCCAAAGATCTG TGTTTGCCTCAGAAAATTTCTCAAGCTATTCCGAATCTAGTTCCTGGAGATAAGTATATTCTTCAGGACACGAATGGTCAGCAGTGGGAAGTAACATTAGGCATTAAAGACAAAATTCACTGGGCTTTTAGAGAGGGATGGAATAAGTTTTATGAAGATCATGGCCTGAAAACGGGATATATTCTGGCATTCCACTATACGATGGATGCTCCTTTTGTTGTTGAAATTTTTGATAGAACTGGCTTTGAGAAGATCAATTTTCCTGTTGCAACTGGGAAAAAAAGAAAGACAAGTGAAAATGATGGAAATTGTAATGCCATTGTTGGAGAATGCCAGAATCTTTCTAATcactcgagtaaaaatcaaggTGTGGCTTTTTCTGGCACATCAGACTCTGAAGCTAGAACACAGAGTCAACCGATGTCCAAGGATAAATCTTTGAGTTTAGAAAATGGAAATGGTGAATACCAGCTTGCTGCATCAGCTAATTGTGATATAGAGCCGCACTGCATGATTGACAGATATGATGGATCTAAATACGAGCAAGACAGGACTACTGTGCTGAATCTTGCCAACTCTGAAATGCAATTTGGAGTTGAACTTGATGGAAGTACTGATAAGGGAACTTATCCTTCTAACGCAGCGACAGAATCTGATGCAATTGCAGGTAATATTAGTGAGAATCTAGAGTCTGCAAAGGTAGTGATTGGTGATCCGCCTGCAGAAGTGGCTGTTACACTGTCTAACAGCAACAACAATATTACTTCAGAGTACGTGGCAGAAGTCTTCGATGATCATCATGGAAGCAATCCACCTGCAGAAGTGGTTGTTGCACTGtctaacaacaacaatatcactTCAGAGTACGTGGCAGAAGTCATCAATGATAATCATGGAAGCAATCAGGTCCATTCAGAATCTAGGATCAAAAGTTCAACTGGGTCACGGAAGAGAGTGAGAAGGGAGCCTGCAAGAAGTGTAAGACAATCAA AAAgaaattcaacaaaaattagTAAAAGAACAAATCAGATTTCTGGTGGGGAGGAAAGAGAGAATGAAGTCCGCAAAGTAACAAAAACTGAACTTGTGAATTCATCTGATGGCGATAGTCTGGATGCATCTGCTTTCTCTTTTACGGCCATTGTCAGAAGCCCCGAAGTTTTG GAGGTGGCGGCAGCAGTTATACTATGGGCGGACGAAAAGAAGGTAGTAAACCTTCAAGGGCCGAATCAAAAAGTCTGGCCAGTCCTATACCATAACAAACTTGGTATTAAAGCTTTAACAAGCGGCTGGGAAAACTTCTGTATGTCAAATGGACTGCGAATAGGAGATGAATGTGCTTTCAAACTTGTGGATGAAGAGAAGACGATCTTCAGGATTGATGTTAAAACAAAGTGA
- the LOC108210166 gene encoding peptidyl-prolyl cis-trans isomerase CYP95 produces the protein MSKRSRFVFLDVSIDGDPNERLVFELFYDLVPKTAENFRSLCTGEKGISSRTGKPLHYKGTFFHRITKGSMAQAGDLLRRDGNFGESIYGERFPDERCKLLHDEPGLLSIALADRDARGSLFSITFEANHDLDRKHIVFGKLVEGLDVLKRIESCGDKEGKPVVPVKITKCGEHRNENQYTDMRKASKMRNGKEASFEVNSRDLRRKKQHKKSSKGRRKRRRYYTSDSDSSESETETSDSDSVSDSDISSSSDSSSSSDDKRRKRKRSRRDRNRRRKKRYSRRDKRRRRRDKRSKRKSKRALGRFSGSESSTDDDYGTASRKDCKCKNPAQVTGEVDSSLLGEREDITFRYKKVDLPDMLECNEGKYPRENGQRQSSKIGMETKLDKRTERHPDSVDVHPGKNRNKSISPPRILSRSSLSPKSSLRKSPSMSPRRSMTPDRSMSRSVSGSPPRVIRGSRSFSRSPIRGGSSPARSVTRSPASPKRGGSISPVSVRARPWRSSSRSPTSSPPQESHSRSPPKTSSGKSSRKLESMSPIRSRRSTSKSPVRSSRRSISRSSGRAPSRRSSSQSPIKKNARNSRHSYSRSPSGYGRRARSPFADRARSTGRSPLSDGLSKQRIKRERGFSHSNAHKYHSSDRSPVRSYRYSRSERDRYPSHRRSPRRYRTPPRERSPIRYRSRRSRTGSRSRSRSPVCYRNRRRSLSRSPMKTRYCALPRAKRRSSRWSRSRSLSHSRSPMKTTRYRASPHAKRRGSRRSRSRSLSHSRSPMKTTRYRASPHAKRRGSRRSRSRSLSHYSRSESPKRANKERSIFSSESPPAKNGVVSYGDGSPVSGKR, from the exons ATGAGTAAGAGAAGTCGGTTTGTGTTCTTGGACGTATCTATCGATGGAGATCCTAATGAACGTTTGGTTTTCGAG CTATTTTATGATCTTGTCCCGAAGACTGCAGAAAATTTTCGTTCACTTTGTACAG GAGAGAAGGGAATTAGTTCAAGGACAGGAAAACCCTTGCACTACAAAGGAACATTCTTCCATCGTATTACTAAAGGATCTATGGCACAG GCCGGTGATCTGCTGAGGCGTGATG GGAACTTTGGAGAAAGTATATACGGGGAGAGGTTTCCAG ATGAAAGATGTAAATTATTACATGATGAGCCTGGTCTACTGTCAATAGCTCTTGCTGATCGTGATGCACGGGGTTCCTTGTTTAGTATCACCTTTGAAGCTAATCATGATCTAGATAG GAAACATATTGTGTTTGGAAAGCTGGTTGAAGGACTTGATGTTCTAAAAAGGATCGAAAGTTGTGGGGATAAAGAAGGAAAACCTGTTGTACCTGTAAAGATTACCAAATGTGGTGAACACCGAAATGAGAACCAGTATACAG ACATGAGAAAAGCAAGTAAAATGAGAAATGGGAAGGAAGCATCATTCGAGGTAAACAGCCGTGATTTACGGCGTAAGAAGCAGCATAAAAAATCTTCAAAAGGTAGGAGGAAGAGGAGAAGGTACTATACATCTGATTCTGATAGCTCAGAATCAGAGACCGAAACATCAGACTCAGACAGTGTGTCAGACTCTGATATATCGTCATCGTCTGATAGTAGTTCATCAAGCGATGATAAACGCAGGAAGAGAAAGAGATCCAGAAGAGACCGAAATAGACGCAGAAAAAAGAGGTATAGCAGACGCGACAAAAGACGCAGACGACGTGATAAGAGATCGAAACGTAAATCAAAAAG GGCTTTGGGCCGCTTTAGTGGAAGTGAAAGTAGCACGGATGATGATTATGGCACTGCTTCCAGAAAGGACTGCAAGTGTAAAAATCCTGCTCAAGTAACAG GTGAAGTTGATTCATCTTTGCTTGGAGAAAGGGAAGACATTACTTTTCGTTATAAAAAGGTTGATTTGCCGGATATGCTGGAGTGCAACGAAGGCAAATACCCAAGGGAAAACGGACAGCGGCAGAGCAGCAAGATTGGAATGGAAACTAAACTTGATAAAAGGACAGAGAGGCATCCTGATTCTGTAGATGTTCATCCTGGCAAAAATAG GAATAAAAGCATTAGTCCTCCCAGGATATTGAGCAGAAGTAGTTTGAGTCCAAAATCAAGCTTGAGAAAGAGCCCGAGCATGAGCCCTAGGAGAAGCATGACCCCTGATAGGAGCATGAGCAGAAGTGTTAGTGGAAGCCCTCCACGTGTCATTCGTGGAAGCAGGAGTTTTAGCAGAAGTCCTATTAGAGGTGGAAGTAGTCCTGCTAGAAGTGTGACCAGAAGCCCTGCAAGTCCCAAAAGGGGGGGAAGCATCAGCCCTGTCTCAGTACGCGCCAGACCTTGGCGAAGCAGTTCCAGGAGTCCCACATCATCTCCACCTCAGGAAAGCCATAGTCGCAGCCCACCAAAAACCTCATCTGGGAAATCATCTAGAAAACTAGAAAGCATGAGCCCGATCAGATCTCGAAGAAGTACAAGTAAAAGCCCTGTAAGATCATCTCGAAGAAGCATCAGCCGGAGCTCAGGTAGAGCCCCTTCTAGGAGAAGTTCAAGTCAAAGTCCAATTAAAAAGAATGCAAGAAACAGTCGTCATAGTTATTCCAGGAGTCCTTCTGGTTATGGTCGTAGGGCAAGGTCACCGTTTGCAGATCGTGCAAGGAGCACTGGTAGAAGTCCTTTGTCAGATGGTCTATCTAAGCAGCGGATTAAAAGGGAAAGGGGTTTCAGCCACTCTAATGCTCACAAATACCATTCTTCAGATCGTTCGCCTGTAAGGTCATATCGTTATAGTAGAAGTGAGCGAGACag ATATCCAAGTCACAGGAGATCCCCCAGGCGTTACAGAACTCCGCCAAGAGAAAGAAGTCCAATAAG ATACAGAAGTCGAAGAAGCAGGACTGGAAGTCGGAGTCGTTCACGAAGCCCAGTCTGCTATCGCAATCGACGTCGGAGTCTCAGTAGATCTCCCATGAAGACAAGGTACTGTGCATTACCTCGTGCCAAAAGGCGGAGTTCGCGTTGGAGTAGGAGCAGGTCCTTATCTCATTCGCGGTCCCCCATGAAGACAACAAGGTACCGTGCATCACCTCATGCCAAAAGGCGGGGTTCGCGTCGGAGTAGGAGCAGGTCCTTATCTCATTCGCGGTCTCCCATGAAGACAACAAGGTACCGTGCATCACCTCATGCCAAAAGGCGGGGTTCGCGTCGGAGTAGGAGCAGGTCCTTATCTCACTATTCGCGGTCAGAATCACCTAAACGGGCTAACAAAGAGAGATCTATATTTTCTTCTGAAAGCCCTCCAGCAAAAAACGGTGTAGTCTCTTATGGAGATGGGTCCCCTGTCTCTGGTAAAAGATAA